TTGATTTATCATCTTGATTAATTATTCTAGGATTTATTAACGGATATCTGACAGAAGCTCTTAAACTTAGACCTTGACCGATATTCAATAAAGAAGTTCCGAACTCATCAGAAAGATTCGAAATTTCTGCATTTATTGTCTCATATATAGTTCGCATAATGCCTTTATAATGTCCGTCTGTGATATATTGCGCGAGACCTTTTATTTTTCCTGTAATAAAATTTGTAACATATGTATATAGCGAGCGTGTACCTTCTTCTGTAATATTCAGAGTAAAATTTGTTCCATTGAAAGAATAATTTATTATATAATCCTTAGAATTAGAATGATTTATGCTGCTAAGACTGTGTTGTATTCCATTGCGGATGATCTTCAATATTCTATAGCAATTTTTTGTCATAATATCAAAGTCGTCATTTTCAGGAATAGCTTTATAGTGTTTAGAAAATGATTCTCCTTCAGTAAGATTATATTTATTCTCAAGCACACCATCAAAAACTGTAAATAATAATAAATTTCCGGCCGGCCACGCTTCATATAGAGGGGCTTTGCGATTAAAACCTAAATGATCGCTTATACACATTTTTACGCAATGTCTATCATCATTAATATCATTTGACTCATATTCAATCGGGCGTTCTTCTAATGCGTAAATACCTTTTTCAATCATATTTGACGAAAAAACTAAATCCATTATTGAATTAATACACGCTTGATCCATCATGATAAAACACTCCTTGTTTTAGGCCGTAAATAAAATATAATCCCCCTTCTCGTTAAAAAAGGGGGCAATAACTAGATTAACCCGTAAAATTCGAGTCTCTTCCTGCACTCATCACGGCCAAGAATCTCGGCGACCTCAAAAACGCCGGGACTTACTTTCATTCCCGTTAATGCAAATCGCAGGGGCATAGCGTAATCTTTCATTTTTGCGCCTTCGTGAGAGCTTATCCAATCGCGCGCAGCCTGTTCGAGTGTCTCAGCTTTCCATTCGTGCGAGAATAAATCAGCGAAAAACGGTTTTAATTTTTCACGGTCGACTCCTTCAGCATTCCAACGTGATTTTACAGGCTCAAACGATACGAAATAGTCAGAGAACTCGGCCATTTCTTTTGCTGTCTGACCTCGCCCGGCCATGAGAGTCAATGCGTCCGCCAGATATTTATCATCATGTGAGTCAACTGGTAAATTTTTCTCGATCCAGAACGGTTTTATCATTGAGAGCCTTACAAACGGATCTAACGCCTTCAAATGTTCCTGGTTGATGTGATTTAATTTGTCGAAATCGAAAACTGCTGCTTTGCGTGTAACTCGTGAAAGCTCGAACCATTCAGCAGCCTGGGGACGTGTGAAAATTTCTTTGTCATCGCCTGCCGACCATCCCAGAAGCGCGAGAAAATTAAACATTGAGTCAGGCATATAACCCATGTCTCTATATTCGTAAATGCTTGTTGCTCCGTGGCGTTTGCTTAATTTTTTCTTGTCTCGTCCCAGAATCATGGGCAAGTGCGCGAATTCCGGAACGTCCCAGCCTAATGCGCGATATAATAAAATCTGCTTGGGAGTGTTCGAGATATGATCTTCACCGCGTATAACGTGAGTGATATTCATTAAATGGTCGTCGATTACAACTGCATAATTATATGTCGGCATTCCGTCGCTCTTGATAATTACTATATCTTTGAGTTTGTCAGAGTCCTTTTCTCTGAGTCCGTCGCTCATAACGTCAATTTGTCCGTTAACTATAACTCTAAATGAAATATCTTGTCCCGGCTCGACTTTGAATATAATTGCGTTTCCGTCCTTGTATGCCTTGCCTTCGTTGACGAGTTTTTGTGCATAGTCCCTGTAAATGTCGAGTCTATCTGACTGTCTGTAAGGGCCGTAATTTCCGCCGATGTCGGGTCCCTCGTCCCAATCGAGTCCAAGCCACACCATACCTGACATAATTGTTTGCTCGTATTCTTTTGTTGAACGTTCGAGATCGGTATCTTCAATGCGCAAGATAAATTTTCCGCCGCAATGTCTCGCCCATAACCAATTAAATAAAGCCGTATGACCTCCGCCGATGTGGAGTGCTCCTGTTGGACTGGGAGCGAATCTGACTCTAACCTTGTCGCTTTTCTCTGTCATATAAAAAATTGCCTCCTGATTTGATTTATTATTTCACGGGAAAATTATACACTCTCGACCACTCAAAGACTCCAAGTGCAGCAGCTACACTCGCATTTAATGAACCTGTACCGCCCTTAATCGGAATCTTCACGAGCATATCGCAATTTTCACGCACAAGACGCGAAAGCCCTTCACCCTCTGCACCGATTACAAGTGCTGTGCGTTCCGGCAATTTTTCCGACCAGATAGAATTTTTTGCATTCGAATCAAGTCCGACCGTCCAGAAATTAGCAGCTTTGAGTCTCTCAAGTGCACGAGTAATATTTACAACTTGTATAACCGGAAGTCTTAAAGCCGCTCCTGCACTAGTCTTTATCACTGTATCATTAGGAGCAGCCGCACGCCTCTTAGCATTTACGACGCACAAAGCTCCGCCAGCTTCAGCAGATCTAATCACAGCACCTAAATTATGAGGGTCTTCTATGTGATCGAGAACGACAATAAGCGCAGGGGACGAGCCGTCAACGCCCTGCAGAAAATCATCAAGCTCAATTGCTTTAACTTGAGTCAACATGCAGATAACTCCTTGATGTTTCTCGCCTTCT
Above is a window of Synergistaceae bacterium DNA encoding:
- the gltX gene encoding glutamate--tRNA ligase, with product MTEKSDKVRVRFAPSPTGALHIGGGHTALFNWLWARHCGGKFILRIEDTDLERSTKEYEQTIMSGMVWLGLDWDEGPDIGGNYGPYRQSDRLDIYRDYAQKLVNEGKAYKDGNAIIFKVEPGQDISFRVIVNGQIDVMSDGLREKDSDKLKDIVIIKSDGMPTYNYAVVIDDHLMNITHVIRGEDHISNTPKQILLYRALGWDVPEFAHLPMILGRDKKKLSKRHGATSIYEYRDMGYMPDSMFNFLALLGWSAGDDKEIFTRPQAAEWFELSRVTRKAAVFDFDKLNHINQEHLKALDPFVRLSMIKPFWIEKNLPVDSHDDKYLADALTLMAGRGQTAKEMAEFSDYFVSFEPVKSRWNAEGVDREKLKPFFADLFSHEWKAETLEQAARDWISSHEGAKMKDYAMPLRFALTGMKVSPGVFEVAEILGRDECRKRLEFYGLI
- the rlmB gene encoding 23S rRNA (guanosine(2251)-2'-O)-methyltransferase RlmB, producing MNDICRGRKPVIDLLRLTPEKCRKLLIADNVRPPFLDEIINLARESKITYQILKPEALDKLSEGEKHQGVICMLTQVKAIELDDFLQGVDGSSPALIVVLDHIEDPHNLGAVIRSAEAGGALCVVNAKRRAAAPNDTVIKTSAGAALRLPVIQVVNITRALERLKAANFWTVGLDSNAKNSIWSEKLPERTALVIGAEGEGLSRLVRENCDMLVKIPIKGGTGSLNASVAAALGVFEWSRVYNFPVK